From Chryseobacterium sp. IHB B 17019, one genomic window encodes:
- a CDS encoding UDP-N-acetylmuramoyl-L-alanyl-D-glutamate--2,6-diaminopimelate ligase, which produces MQLIELLNRIPVLEIHGDNTREVSELVFDSRKVTENSLYIAMRGTVVDGHSFIASSVEKGATTVVCEEFPENLDENITYVKVKDSSKALGQLASNFYGNPSEKLKLIGVTGTNGKTSVSTLLFDVFKNLGYDSALLSTVEIRIGDKIIPATHTTPDVITINKILAQALEEGCDFAFMEVSSHGIAQNRIEGLHFKIAGFTNLTHDHLDYHKTFDEYLKTKKRFFDELNENAVAITNVDDKNGNVMLQNTKATKKSYALKTMADYHGKLLEVDFNGMLLNFNGKEFWTTLTGKFNVYNLLLVFGITSELGFEQDEILQAISKLKRVSGRFETFKSDGGIFFIVDYAHTPDALENILDSINDIRTKNERLITVFGCGGDRDQSKRPEMGNIATKKSTLAIITSDNPRTEDPAQIIKEIEAGVEPQNFSKYTSIPDRREAIKMAIKFAEPKDIVLVAGKGHENYQEINGVKNHFDDKETINELWKLMSK; this is translated from the coding sequence ATGCAATTAATTGAATTATTAAATAGAATCCCAGTCTTGGAAATTCACGGTGACAACACCCGTGAGGTTTCAGAATTGGTTTTCGACAGCAGAAAGGTTACGGAAAACTCTTTGTACATCGCAATGAGAGGAACCGTTGTGGATGGGCATTCATTTATTGCTTCTTCGGTTGAAAAAGGCGCAACAACAGTTGTTTGCGAAGAATTTCCTGAAAATTTAGATGAAAATATTACTTATGTTAAAGTAAAAGATTCTTCCAAAGCTTTAGGTCAATTAGCTTCCAATTTTTATGGAAATCCATCCGAAAAGTTAAAATTAATCGGAGTTACAGGAACAAATGGAAAAACTTCCGTTTCTACCCTACTTTTTGATGTTTTTAAAAACTTAGGATATGATTCTGCTTTACTTTCTACGGTAGAAATCAGAATTGGAGATAAAATAATTCCGGCGACTCACACGACTCCGGATGTTATTACGATTAATAAAATCTTGGCTCAGGCCCTTGAGGAAGGCTGTGATTTTGCTTTCATGGAAGTAAGTTCGCACGGAATCGCTCAAAACAGAATTGAAGGGTTACATTTTAAAATTGCAGGTTTTACCAACCTTACGCACGACCATTTAGATTATCATAAAACTTTCGATGAATATTTAAAAACAAAGAAAAGATTTTTTGATGAATTAAATGAAAATGCCGTTGCCATCACCAATGTAGATGATAAAAACGGAAATGTCATGCTTCAAAACACGAAGGCCACGAAAAAGTCTTATGCTTTGAAAACAATGGCCGACTATCATGGAAAATTACTGGAAGTTGATTTCAACGGAATGTTGTTGAACTTCAACGGAAAGGAATTCTGGACGACCTTAACAGGTAAATTTAATGTTTACAATTTACTGCTTGTTTTCGGAATCACTTCTGAACTTGGTTTTGAGCAGGACGAAATTCTTCAGGCAATCAGCAAGTTAAAAAGAGTTTCCGGAAGATTTGAGACTTTCAAATCAGACGGCGGGATTTTCTTCATTGTAGATTATGCTCATACTCCGGATGCCTTGGAAAACATCCTGGACAGCATTAATGATATCAGAACAAAAAACGAAAGATTAATCACAGTTTTCGGTTGCGGAGGCGACAGAGATCAATCCAAAAGACCTGAAATGGGAAATATTGCCACAAAAAAATCAACATTGGCAATTATCACTTCGGATAACCCGAGAACGGAAGATCCGGCACAGATTATAAAGGAAATTGAAGCTGGCGTTGAACCTCAAAACTTCAGCAAATACACTTCAATTCCGGACAGAAGGGAAGCCATAAAAATGGCGATCAAATTTGCAGAACCGAAAGATATTGTTCTCGTAGCCGGAAAAGGCCATGAAAACTATCAGGAGATTAATGGTGTAAAAAATCATTTTGACGACAAAGAAACGATCAATGAACTTTGGAAATTGATGAGTAAGTAA
- the murD gene encoding UDP-N-acetylmuramoyl-L-alanine--D-glutamate ligase yields MKIVVLGGGESGCGAAYLAKKQGMEVFLSDKGAIKDNYKQFLTENEIEFEEENHDEERILNADWIVKSPGIPKKAEIINKIHEKGIRLSSEIEFASEFTNAKIIAITGSNGKTTTTSLIYYILKNDGLNVGLGGNIGYSFAKQVADENHEYYVLEVSSFQLDDIQNFRPYISLLLNLSQDHLDQYNYNYEEYALAKFRITENQENDNFFIYNKDDEMSKNLLEKLEIKAKMIPFSTKEKLSEGGFINEDKIEVKLKDDFSMKIEELSLLGNHNVANSLAASIAGKILEINNESIRNSLMTFQAVEHRLEFVTEIDGVKYINDSKATNVNATYYALESMKNPTVWIVGGLDKGNDYTEIEDLVKKKVKAIVCLGIDNQKIINFFKDKKEFIYDTSSMADAVKISKSLAKKGDTVLLSPCCASFDLFKSYEDRGRQFKEQVLKANGN; encoded by the coding sequence ATGAAAATAGTTGTTTTAGGAGGAGGCGAAAGTGGTTGTGGAGCTGCTTATTTGGCTAAAAAACAAGGGATGGAAGTATTTCTTTCAGACAAAGGGGCCATTAAGGATAACTATAAGCAGTTTCTCACTGAAAATGAAATTGAATTTGAGGAGGAAAACCACGATGAAGAAAGGATTCTAAATGCAGACTGGATTGTAAAAAGCCCGGGAATTCCGAAAAAGGCAGAAATTATTAACAAAATTCATGAGAAAGGAATCAGGCTTTCTTCTGAAATTGAATTTGCTTCGGAATTTACCAATGCGAAAATCATTGCGATCACCGGAAGCAACGGAAAAACAACGACCACGTCTTTAATCTATTACATCCTGAAAAATGACGGACTGAATGTAGGTTTAGGCGGAAACATAGGATACAGCTTTGCAAAACAGGTTGCTGATGAGAATCATGAATATTATGTATTGGAGGTAAGCTCTTTTCAATTGGATGATATTCAGAACTTTAGACCATATATTTCTTTATTGTTGAATTTGTCTCAGGATCATTTGGATCAGTACAATTACAATTACGAAGAATATGCTTTAGCAAAGTTCAGAATTACTGAAAATCAGGAGAATGACAACTTCTTCATCTACAATAAAGATGACGAAATGAGCAAAAATCTGCTGGAAAAATTAGAAATAAAAGCGAAGATGATTCCTTTTTCAACAAAAGAAAAACTGTCTGAAGGAGGTTTTATTAATGAAGATAAAATTGAGGTAAAATTAAAAGATGATTTCTCCATGAAAATTGAAGAATTGTCACTTTTAGGAAACCATAACGTTGCCAACAGCTTAGCCGCTTCAATCGCTGGTAAAATATTGGAAATCAATAATGAAAGCATCAGAAATTCATTAATGACTTTCCAGGCAGTTGAACACAGACTAGAGTTTGTAACTGAAATTGATGGGGTAAAATACATCAACGACAGCAAGGCAACTAACGTTAACGCAACGTATTACGCTTTAGAAAGCATGAAAAACCCGACCGTTTGGATTGTCGGAGGTTTGGACAAAGGAAATGACTATACCGAAATTGAAGATTTAGTTAAAAAGAAAGTAAAAGCAATTGTTTGCTTAGGAATTGACAATCAAAAGATTATCAACTTCTTTAAAGATAAGAAAGAGTTTATTTATGATACCTCAAGCATGGCGGATGCAGTGAAGATTTCAAAATCTTTGGCAAAAAAGGGAGATACCGTTTTACTTTCCCCATGTTGCGCCAGTTTTGATTTATTCAAAAGCTATGAAGACAGAGGCCGTCAGTTTAAAGAGCAGGTATTAAAAGCCAATGGCAATTAA
- the mraY gene encoding phospho-N-acetylmuramoyl-pentapeptide-transferase, with translation MLYYLYEYLTSQGIHVPGLGMLKYISFRAGISVLLSLIIALVYGKRIINYLRAKQMGELVRDLGLDGQKQKEGTPTMGGLIIILATIIPVLLFTRITNVYIVLLLVSMLWMGVIGFIDDYLKKIKKNKDGLSGKFKIVGQVGLGLIIGVTMYFHPDITVKRKYADAKVVNRNNVEQNFMPTEKITVSTVPFAKNNEFDYSGILFWMNDKDAHEWAWIVFIPIVIFIVTAVSNGANITDGIDGLAAGTSAVILLTLALFAYLSGNIIFADYLNIMFLPNMGETTIFAVAMVGAVIGFFWYNTYPAQVFMGDTGSLMLGGVIAVLAIILRKELLIPVLCGIFLIENLSVMLQVAVFKYRKKKFGLEYAQNNRLFRMSPLHHHYQKGGFHESKIVNRMIIIGVVLAIVCLITLKMR, from the coding sequence ATGCTATACTATCTATACGAATACTTAACCAGCCAGGGAATTCACGTTCCGGGATTAGGAATGCTGAAATATATCTCTTTCCGTGCGGGAATATCAGTTTTGCTGTCTTTGATTATCGCTTTGGTTTACGGGAAAAGAATAATCAACTATCTGAGAGCAAAGCAGATGGGCGAGTTGGTTCGTGATCTTGGATTGGACGGACAGAAGCAAAAAGAAGGGACGCCTACAATGGGTGGCCTTATCATTATTTTGGCGACCATTATTCCGGTTTTGCTGTTTACTAGAATTACCAATGTTTACATTGTTCTTCTGTTGGTTTCAATGCTTTGGATGGGCGTGATTGGTTTTATTGATGATTATTTAAAGAAAATTAAAAAAAATAAAGACGGTTTAAGTGGAAAATTCAAAATTGTAGGACAGGTCGGATTAGGACTAATTATTGGAGTTACAATGTATTTCCACCCTGACATTACGGTTAAAAGAAAATATGCAGATGCGAAAGTAGTGAACAGAAATAATGTAGAGCAAAACTTCATGCCTACGGAAAAAATCACCGTTTCTACCGTTCCTTTTGCTAAAAATAATGAGTTTGATTACAGCGGAATCCTGTTTTGGATGAATGATAAAGACGCTCATGAATGGGCATGGATCGTTTTCATCCCTATCGTTATTTTTATCGTAACAGCCGTTTCAAACGGAGCAAATATTACAGATGGAATCGACGGTCTCGCAGCAGGAACAAGTGCCGTCATACTGCTTACTCTGGCGCTTTTCGCCTACCTTTCCGGGAACATCATTTTTGCAGATTATCTCAATATTATGTTCCTTCCGAATATGGGGGAAACCACCATTTTTGCCGTCGCAATGGTAGGTGCCGTTATCGGGTTTTTCTGGTACAATACCTATCCGGCGCAGGTTTTCATGGGCGATACGGGGAGTTTGATGTTGGGAGGAGTAATTGCTGTTTTAGCCATTATTCTAAGAAAAGAATTGCTGATCCCTGTATTATGCGGAATATTTTTAATTGAAAACTTATCTGTAATGCTTCAGGTTGCAGTTTTCAAATACAGAAAGAAAAAATTCGGGCTGGAATATGCCCAAAACAATAGATTGTTTAGAATGTCACCATTACACCATCACTATCAGAAAGGCGGTTTCCACGAAAGTAAAATCGTCAACAGAATGATAATTATCGGTGTAGTTCTGGCAATTGTATGTCTCATTACATTGAAGATGAGATAA